One part of the Streptomyces sp. AM 2-1-1 genome encodes these proteins:
- a CDS encoding VWA domain-containing protein has product MITTKRLRTGVGLLLATLAAGIGTAVPAAADEPSTASSPKVELVLDVSGSMRTRDIDGESRMSAAKQAFNDVLDAVPEEVQLGIRTLGADYPGDDRKVGCKDTKQLYPVGPLDRTDAKTAVATLAPTGWTPIGPALLGAADDLDGGESTRRIVLITDGEDTCGPLDPCEVARDIAARGVHLVIDTLGLVPNAKIRQQLTCIAEATGGTYTAVQHKEDLSHRVTQLVDRAAEPVVTPVATEGAASCAKAPELAAGLYTDRAKLGEHHWYRVNVLPGQELRASVSVSADRAVNPDYGVLLRAVTVHGREIVRGSESGTGRTDAISTGLRYPKGEARDDADAGTAEAVCLQLSDSFSSPTSAKTGPGMPVELTIDVVDSPDDAADAAAFGLGRGWWFLGLMLLAGLLAGLLFGWISRWRVAVWRTN; this is encoded by the coding sequence ATGATCACAACCAAACGGCTGAGGACCGGGGTGGGCCTGCTGCTCGCCACCCTGGCCGCCGGAATCGGCACCGCCGTGCCGGCCGCCGCCGACGAACCCTCCACCGCCTCCTCGCCCAAGGTCGAACTCGTCCTCGACGTCAGCGGGTCCATGCGCACCCGTGACATCGACGGCGAGTCGCGCATGAGCGCGGCCAAGCAGGCGTTCAACGACGTGCTGGACGCCGTTCCCGAAGAGGTACAGCTCGGCATACGCACGCTGGGCGCCGACTACCCGGGCGACGACCGCAAGGTCGGCTGCAAGGACACCAAGCAGCTCTACCCGGTGGGCCCGCTGGACCGTACGGACGCGAAGACGGCGGTCGCGACCCTCGCGCCCACCGGCTGGACCCCGATCGGCCCGGCCCTGCTCGGCGCGGCCGACGATCTGGACGGCGGTGAGTCCACCCGCCGGATCGTGCTGATCACCGACGGCGAGGACACCTGCGGTCCGCTGGACCCGTGCGAGGTGGCGCGCGACATCGCCGCCCGCGGCGTGCACCTGGTGATCGACACCCTGGGCCTGGTGCCCAACGCGAAGATCCGGCAGCAGCTGACCTGCATCGCCGAGGCGACCGGTGGTACGTACACGGCCGTCCAGCACAAGGAGGACCTCTCCCACCGGGTCACCCAGCTCGTGGACCGGGCCGCCGAACCCGTCGTCACCCCGGTGGCTACCGAGGGCGCCGCGAGCTGTGCCAAGGCTCCCGAACTCGCCGCCGGTCTGTACACCGACCGCGCGAAGCTCGGTGAGCACCACTGGTACCGGGTGAACGTCCTGCCCGGCCAGGAGCTGCGGGCCTCCGTCAGTGTCTCGGCCGACCGGGCCGTCAACCCCGACTACGGTGTCCTGCTGCGCGCGGTCACCGTCCACGGGCGGGAGATCGTCCGGGGCTCCGAGTCGGGCACCGGACGCACCGACGCCATCTCCACCGGACTGCGCTACCCCAAGGGCGAGGCGCGGGACGACGCCGACGCCGGGACCGCCGAGGCCGTCTGCCTCCAGCTCAGCGACTCCTTCTCCTCGCCCACCTCGGCGAAGACCGGCCCCGGCATGCCGGTCGAACTCACCATCGATGTGGTGGACTCCCCCGACGACGCCGCGGACGCCGCGGCCTTCGGTCTCGGCCGCGGCTGGTGGTTCCTCGGCCTGATGCTGCTCGCCGGTCTGCTGGCGGGGCTGCTGTTCGGCTGGATCTCGCGCTGGCGCGTCGCCGTATGGAGGACCAACTGA
- a CDS encoding TrkA C-terminal domain-containing protein — MWQFFADNPWMAVFSVITVGSLLGMVRFGPVRLGAAGVLFVGLFVGALDEDIAAALPAGVSALGLALYVYTVGLESGPAFFRELRGQLAVMGGAIVALAVTAVVVGALGHGVLGISGPFLAGGFAGIGTTTPGLAAAQAASGDPAQPAVGYAIGYPLAVVITIMFVAALAARRRWVARRDPGSGLPATLVTRTVHVTREIAWADVPGVAEHRVLASEYRAVGAPARVATRLDRLHPGDLVEVVGGEEDVAAATARLGELAGAHLLDDRSTVDYRRVLLTNPDLAGHTVAELRLADTYGAAVSRVRRGDFDMLAHDGLVLQLDDRLRVVMPRERSGEVTRFLGDTEAKVSEVSAVSLGLGLALGFLIGIPSLTLGSATLALGTGAGPLVMGMVLGWRRRTGPLVWTLPTRANLTLRQIGLLLFLAIVGLSSGYSFRENAFSMFGLKLLAVLAVGAVVSYALMVLVAKGLGQSRERTMGLLSGYVGNPAILAYANSRVSDSRVNSGYSTLFALSILVKIVCVQLLVGL; from the coding sequence GTGTGGCAGTTCTTCGCGGACAACCCCTGGATGGCCGTCTTCTCGGTGATCACGGTCGGATCCCTGCTCGGCATGGTCCGCTTCGGCCCGGTGAGGCTCGGAGCGGCGGGCGTGCTCTTCGTCGGTCTCTTCGTGGGCGCCCTCGACGAGGACATCGCCGCGGCCCTGCCCGCCGGGGTGTCCGCCCTGGGCCTCGCTCTGTACGTCTACACGGTCGGGCTGGAATCGGGGCCCGCCTTCTTCCGGGAGCTCCGGGGGCAGTTGGCCGTGATGGGCGGGGCGATCGTGGCGCTCGCCGTCACCGCGGTCGTGGTGGGCGCGCTCGGCCACGGCGTCCTCGGGATCAGCGGCCCGTTCCTCGCCGGCGGTTTCGCGGGCATCGGGACCACCACCCCGGGCCTCGCCGCCGCCCAGGCCGCGTCCGGGGACCCGGCACAGCCCGCCGTCGGCTACGCGATCGGCTACCCACTGGCCGTGGTGATCACGATCATGTTCGTGGCGGCCCTCGCCGCCCGTCGGCGGTGGGTGGCCCGGCGCGACCCCGGCTCCGGTCTGCCGGCCACGCTCGTCACCCGGACGGTGCACGTCACCCGCGAGATCGCGTGGGCGGACGTGCCGGGCGTCGCCGAGCACCGGGTCCTGGCCAGCGAATACCGGGCGGTGGGAGCCCCGGCCCGGGTGGCCACCCGTCTGGACCGGCTGCACCCGGGCGACCTGGTCGAGGTGGTGGGCGGCGAGGAGGACGTGGCGGCGGCCACCGCCCGTCTCGGTGAGCTCGCCGGGGCGCATCTGCTCGACGACCGGTCCACCGTCGACTACCGCCGTGTCCTGCTCACCAACCCGGACCTCGCGGGCCACACGGTCGCCGAACTCCGCCTGGCCGACACCTACGGGGCGGCCGTCAGCCGGGTGCGGCGCGGCGACTTCGACATGCTGGCCCACGACGGCCTGGTCCTCCAGCTCGACGACCGTCTGCGCGTGGTGATGCCCCGCGAGCGGTCGGGCGAGGTCACCCGGTTCCTCGGCGACACCGAGGCGAAGGTCAGCGAGGTCAGCGCGGTCAGCCTCGGCCTCGGCCTCGCGCTCGGCTTCCTCATCGGCATCCCGTCGCTGACCCTCGGCAGCGCCACTCTGGCCCTCGGCACCGGGGCGGGCCCGCTGGTGATGGGCATGGTCCTCGGCTGGCGACGGCGCACCGGCCCGCTGGTGTGGACGCTGCCGACCCGGGCCAACCTCACCCTGCGCCAGATCGGACTGCTGCTCTTCCTGGCCATCGTCGGTCTGAGCTCCGGCTACTCGTTCCGGGAGAACGCGTTCTCGATGTTCGGCCTGAAGCTCCTGGCGGTCCTGGCGGTCGGCGCGGTCGTCAGCTACGCGCTGATGGTGCTGGTCGCCAAGGGCTTGGGCCAGAGCCGGGAGCGGACCATGGGCCTGCTCTCGGGGTACGTCGGCAACCCGGCGATCCTCGCGTACGCCAACAGCCGGGTGAGCGACAGCCGGGTCAACAGCGGGTACTCGACGCTCTTCGCGCTGAGCATCCTGGTGAAGATCGTCTGCGTGCAGCTCCTCGTGGGGTTGTGA
- the yicI gene encoding alpha-xylosidase, with the protein MKFTDGFWLMREGVSASYATEIRDLRVDADRITAHAAVMRVTGRGDTLNTPLITVECFSPAEGVIGVRATHHAGKVHRGPDFELSADPVPQAAVRTVREGPVAELTSGPLTLRLDQDGPWGLTFLDADGRRLTGADRKGTAFATTSDGSHHMIAQLALGVGENVYGLGERFTPFVKNGQVVDVWQADGGTSSEQAYKNIPFYLSSRGYGVFVNHPGKVAFEVGSESVGQVQFSVEDQTLEYYVVAGPTPKDVLARYTALTGRPALPPAWSFGLWLTTSFCTSYDERTVTSFVEGMAARDIPLSVFHFDCFWMREYQWSDFLWDPDVFPDPEGMLARLKERGLRISMWINPYIAQKSALFAEGAEKGYLVRKPGGDIWQWDLWQPGMALVDFTNPEATAWFQSKLKVLLDQGVDCFKTDFGERIPTEVVWHDGSDPHRMHNYYAQIYNKAVFDLLEKERGQGEAVLFARSATAGGQQFPVHWGGDCFASFNAMAESLRGGLSLSLSGFGFWSHDIGGFEGTPDPAVFKRWLAFGLLSSHSRLHGNVSYRVPWEFGEEAVDVTRQFTLLKHRLMPYLYGAAVEAHRTGVPVMRPMLLEFPDDPATRTLDRQYMLGPDLLVAPVFSAEGEVEYYLPEGTWTHLLTGETVTGPAWRHETHGFDSLPLFVRPGAILPWSGDDQRPDGDWLADLTLRTYGPAPVSGTTTTTVVLPGPTGEPAATFHVTRDADGVRVTAEGSGRPYRVTVEETGATVAGTGTVEVPHPG; encoded by the coding sequence ATGAAGTTCACCGACGGATTCTGGCTCATGCGGGAGGGGGTCAGCGCCTCCTACGCCACCGAGATCCGCGACCTGCGCGTGGACGCCGACCGGATCACCGCCCACGCGGCGGTCATGCGGGTCACCGGGCGCGGCGACACCCTCAACACCCCGCTGATCACGGTCGAATGCTTTTCTCCCGCGGAGGGCGTCATCGGCGTCCGCGCCACCCACCACGCGGGGAAGGTCCACCGCGGCCCGGACTTCGAGCTGTCGGCGGACCCCGTGCCGCAGGCGGCGGTACGCACCGTGCGGGAGGGCCCGGTCGCCGAACTCACCAGCGGGCCGCTGACCTTGCGACTCGACCAGGACGGGCCCTGGGGCCTCACCTTCCTCGACGCGGACGGCCGCCGGCTCACCGGGGCCGACCGCAAGGGCACCGCCTTCGCCACCACTTCCGACGGCTCCCACCACATGATCGCGCAACTCGCCCTGGGCGTCGGGGAGAACGTCTACGGACTCGGGGAGCGCTTCACCCCGTTCGTGAAGAACGGCCAGGTCGTCGACGTCTGGCAGGCGGACGGCGGCACCAGCAGCGAGCAGGCGTACAAGAACATCCCGTTCTACCTCTCCTCGCGCGGCTACGGCGTCTTCGTCAACCACCCCGGCAAGGTGGCCTTCGAGGTCGGCTCCGAATCCGTGGGCCAGGTCCAGTTCAGCGTCGAGGACCAGACACTGGAGTACTACGTCGTCGCCGGCCCGACGCCCAAGGACGTCCTCGCCCGCTACACCGCGCTAACCGGCCGCCCCGCGCTGCCGCCGGCCTGGTCCTTCGGCCTCTGGCTCACCACCTCCTTCTGCACCTCCTACGACGAGCGGACGGTGACCTCCTTCGTGGAGGGGATGGCGGCACGTGACATCCCGCTCTCCGTCTTCCACTTCGACTGCTTCTGGATGCGCGAGTACCAGTGGTCGGACTTCCTCTGGGACCCGGACGTCTTCCCCGACCCGGAGGGGATGCTGGCCCGCCTCAAGGAGCGCGGACTGCGCATCAGCATGTGGATCAACCCCTATATCGCCCAGAAATCGGCCCTGTTCGCCGAGGGGGCCGAGAAGGGATACCTGGTCCGCAAGCCGGGCGGCGACATCTGGCAGTGGGACCTCTGGCAACCCGGCATGGCGCTGGTCGACTTCACCAACCCCGAGGCGACCGCCTGGTTCCAGAGCAAGCTGAAGGTCCTGCTCGACCAGGGCGTCGACTGCTTCAAGACCGACTTCGGCGAGCGCATCCCCACCGAGGTGGTCTGGCACGATGGTTCCGACCCGCACCGGATGCACAACTACTACGCGCAGATCTACAACAAGGCCGTCTTCGACCTCCTGGAGAAGGAGCGCGGCCAGGGCGAGGCCGTCCTCTTCGCCCGCTCGGCGACCGCCGGCGGCCAGCAGTTCCCCGTCCACTGGGGCGGCGACTGCTTCGCCTCCTTCAACGCGATGGCCGAATCCCTGCGCGGCGGACTGTCGTTGAGCCTCTCCGGCTTCGGCTTCTGGAGCCACGACATCGGCGGCTTCGAGGGCACCCCCGACCCGGCCGTCTTCAAACGCTGGCTCGCCTTCGGCCTCCTCTCCTCGCACAGCCGCCTCCACGGCAACGTCTCCTACCGCGTGCCGTGGGAGTTCGGCGAGGAAGCGGTCGACGTGACCCGGCAGTTCACCCTGCTGAAGCACCGCCTCATGCCGTACCTCTACGGCGCCGCCGTCGAGGCGCACCGCACCGGCGTCCCGGTGATGCGCCCGATGCTGCTGGAGTTCCCGGACGACCCGGCGACCCGCACCCTGGACCGGCAGTACATGCTCGGCCCGGACCTGCTCGTCGCCCCGGTCTTCTCGGCCGAGGGAGAGGTGGAGTACTACCTCCCCGAGGGCACCTGGACCCACCTGCTCACCGGCGAGACGGTCACCGGCCCGGCCTGGCGCCACGAGACGCACGGCTTCGACAGCCTGCCGCTCTTCGTCCGGCCCGGCGCGATCCTCCCCTGGAGCGGTGACGACCAGCGCCCGGACGGCGACTGGCTCGCCGACCTCACCCTGCGGACCTACGGCCCCGCCCCGGTGTCCGGGACGACCACGACCACGGTCGTACTCCCCGGCCCGACCGGCGAACCCGCCGCGACCTTCCACGTCACCCGCGACGCCGACGGCGTACGGGTCACGGCGGAGGGCAGCGGCCGGCCGTACCGCGTCACGGTCGAGGAGACGGGCGCCACGGTGGCGGGAACGGGCACCGTGGAGGTGCCGCACCCCGGCTGA
- a CDS encoding glycoside hydrolase family 3 C-terminal domain-containing protein yields the protein MTDHPLPFRDPQQPFGARIDDLLQRLTPDERIAMLHQFTPPVERLGLAAFRTGQEALHGVAWMGGATVFPQAVGLGATWNDDLVRRVGEAVGNEVRAKRRSDERVGLNVWAPTVNLLRHPLWGRGEEGYSEDPALTSAIAVAYTRGLRGEHPRYWRTAPVLKHWLAHNNETDRDTASSSVRPRVLHEYDLRAFRDAVRAGAVAGVMPAYNLVNGRPNHVSPLLDQQLRQWTDQSLVVCSDAGAPSNLVDSEHYFDTHEEATAASLKAGVDSFTDHGTDSSVMTGRIRDALDKGLLDPEDIDTAVRRLLALRFSLGEFDPELDPYAGTDDFDTPAHRALALEAAEQAAVLLKNDGLLPLAPRAGRKIAVVGLLADACKLDWYSGTLLHRSTPLDGARARYGADDVLYAEGVDRVLLTCSGGRLLVPAAPVDTGAALGEEGALDPALLTGRTDLPPLVAAPEGTALALIDWGDGVLTLRTDEGLHLSVAEDGFVRASAEEPGGWVVQETFRLEAVGGHDAGHRLLHIGTGGYVSVAADGAKVAENGEKISAGRATVFGVETVERGADQVARVAAEADTVIVVAGNDPHINGRETEDRTTLALPAQQENLWRAAHAANPRTVLVLTSAYPYAVPEAHATLPALLWTAHGGQAAGTALARILAGDVSPAGRLPQTWYASDADLPDLLDYDVIGSRQTYLYFDGTPLYPFGHGLSYASFGYEELTVTREDDLLRVALTVTHGGGAASDEVAQLYVRRTGSAATRLPLRTLVGHRRLHLAPGASRRIEFLVPVAELGHWDVAHGRWTVEPGGYELLAGASSTDIRLTTAVELGGEPSGPRPVLAAGLEAADYDEQRGTAIVDRAKTDGDAVTPTGADAAGGLLVFERCDFGRGVHRVTVHASGEGTVEIGTDTARAVVTVPATDGPYAYRAVTAEFAATGVADLRVTLRGALRLARLTFDAPGESE from the coding sequence GTGACGGACCATCCGCTGCCCTTCCGAGACCCGCAGCAGCCCTTCGGGGCGCGCATCGACGACCTGCTCCAGCGGCTCACGCCGGACGAGCGGATCGCGATGCTCCACCAGTTCACGCCCCCGGTCGAGCGACTGGGCCTGGCCGCCTTCCGCACCGGCCAGGAAGCGCTGCACGGGGTGGCCTGGATGGGCGGGGCGACCGTGTTCCCCCAGGCCGTCGGCCTCGGCGCCACGTGGAACGACGACCTGGTGCGCCGCGTCGGCGAAGCCGTGGGCAACGAGGTCCGGGCCAAGCGCCGGAGCGACGAGAGGGTCGGCCTCAACGTCTGGGCCCCGACAGTGAATCTCCTGCGCCACCCCCTGTGGGGACGCGGTGAGGAGGGGTACTCCGAGGACCCCGCGCTCACCTCCGCCATCGCCGTCGCGTACACCCGCGGCCTGCGCGGCGAGCACCCCCGCTACTGGCGCACCGCCCCGGTCCTCAAGCACTGGCTCGCGCACAACAACGAGACCGACCGCGACACCGCCTCCTCCTCCGTGCGCCCCCGTGTCCTGCACGAGTACGACCTGCGCGCCTTCCGCGACGCGGTACGCGCCGGCGCGGTCGCCGGGGTCATGCCCGCCTACAACCTCGTCAACGGGCGCCCCAACCACGTCTCCCCGCTCCTGGACCAGCAGTTGCGGCAGTGGACCGACCAGTCCCTCGTCGTCTGCTCCGACGCCGGCGCCCCCTCCAATCTGGTCGACTCCGAGCACTACTTCGACACCCACGAGGAGGCCACCGCCGCCTCCCTGAAGGCCGGGGTCGACAGCTTCACCGACCACGGCACGGACTCCTCCGTGATGACCGGACGCATCCGCGACGCGCTCGACAAAGGGCTGCTCGACCCCGAGGACATCGACACGGCGGTACGCAGGCTGCTGGCGCTGCGCTTCTCGCTCGGCGAGTTCGACCCGGAGCTGGACCCCTACGCCGGGACCGACGACTTCGACACCCCCGCACACCGGGCCCTCGCCCTGGAAGCGGCCGAACAGGCCGCCGTCCTGCTCAAGAACGACGGTCTGCTGCCGCTCGCGCCGCGCGCGGGACGCAAGATCGCGGTCGTCGGGCTGCTCGCCGACGCCTGCAAGCTCGACTGGTACAGCGGCACCCTGCTGCACCGCTCCACTCCGCTCGACGGAGCGCGGGCCCGCTACGGCGCCGACGACGTGCTGTACGCCGAGGGCGTCGACCGGGTCCTGCTGACCTGCTCCGGCGGTCGCCTCCTCGTACCCGCGGCACCGGTGGACACCGGCGCGGCCCTCGGTGAGGAAGGCGCGCTCGACCCGGCGCTCCTCACCGGCCGCACCGACCTCCCGCCGCTCGTCGCCGCCCCCGAAGGCACCGCCCTGGCCCTGATCGACTGGGGCGACGGCGTGCTGACCCTGCGCACCGACGAAGGGCTCCACCTCTCGGTCGCCGAGGACGGCTTCGTGCGCGCCTCCGCCGAGGAGCCGGGAGGCTGGGTCGTCCAGGAGACGTTCCGCCTGGAAGCGGTCGGGGGACACGACGCGGGACACCGCCTTCTGCACATCGGTACGGGTGGGTACGTGTCTGTCGCCGCCGACGGCGCAAAGGTTGCCGAGAACGGCGAAAAGATTTCCGCCGGCCGGGCCACCGTCTTCGGCGTCGAGACCGTCGAGCGCGGTGCGGACCAGGTCGCACGGGTCGCCGCCGAAGCCGACACGGTGATCGTCGTCGCGGGCAACGACCCGCACATCAACGGCCGTGAGACCGAGGACCGCACCACCCTCGCCCTCCCCGCCCAGCAGGAGAACCTCTGGCGGGCCGCGCACGCCGCCAACCCGCGGACCGTGCTCGTGCTGACCTCCGCCTACCCGTACGCCGTGCCGGAGGCCCACGCCACCCTCCCCGCGCTGCTGTGGACCGCGCACGGCGGCCAGGCCGCGGGCACCGCGCTCGCCCGGATCCTCGCCGGCGACGTCTCCCCGGCCGGGCGGCTCCCCCAGACCTGGTACGCCTCCGACGCCGACCTGCCGGACCTGCTGGACTACGACGTCATCGGCTCCCGCCAGACGTACCTCTACTTCGACGGCACCCCGCTCTACCCCTTCGGCCACGGCCTCTCCTACGCCTCCTTCGGGTACGAGGAGCTCACCGTCACCCGCGAGGACGACCTGCTCCGGGTCGCCCTCACCGTCACCCACGGCGGCGGGGCCGCCTCCGACGAGGTCGCCCAGCTCTACGTACGCCGCACCGGCTCCGCCGCCACCCGGCTGCCGCTGCGCACACTGGTCGGCCACCGGCGGCTGCACCTGGCCCCCGGAGCCTCCCGGCGGATCGAGTTCCTGGTGCCGGTCGCCGAGTTGGGTCACTGGGACGTGGCGCACGGCCGCTGGACCGTGGAGCCGGGCGGCTACGAACTCCTGGCCGGGGCGTCCAGCACGGACATCCGGCTCACCACCGCGGTGGAGCTCGGCGGAGAGCCCTCCGGCCCCCGCCCCGTCCTCGCCGCCGGCCTCGAAGCGGCCGACTACGACGAGCAGCGCGGCACGGCGATCGTGGACCGGGCGAAGACCGACGGCGACGCGGTCACCCCCACCGGCGCCGACGCGGCCGGCGGGCTGCTCGTCTTCGAACGCTGCGACTTCGGGCGGGGCGTGCACCGTGTCACTGTCCACGCGTCCGGCGAGGGCACGGTCGAGATCGGGACCGACACAGCCCGCGCCGTCGTCACCGTCCCCGCCACCGACGGCCCGTACGCCTACCGCGCCGTGACCGCGGAGTTCGCCGCGACCGGGGTGGCGGACCTGCGGGTCACCCTGCGCGGGGCCCTGCGCCTCGCCCGGCTCACCTTCGACGCGCCGGGGGAGTCCGAGTGA
- a CDS encoding extracellular solute-binding protein, whose translation MTPNSSPAANRSASDAPGLRAVTPNRRSFLASSAFAAVAVAGGVPLLAACGGSGSDSGTREGTTTGKALNKVVPSYVPSELVKPDVASVNGSSPGFAELPDPLAKSVKSVPGKGSTFRVMTPLWGTVPKKNNPYYSAVNKAVGATLTFDPQDGNTYQDKIGAVLAGDDIPDAVTIPGWNMQGQIRNAITAKFADLSPYLAGDGVKKYPNLANIPTGAWQYSVFGGKLRGLPMPSPVIGNALFYRKDLVGSGAVPASADDLLAFGKEYTAPKSKVWAFDDLWTCIQKIYGVLPDAPHYWQLQDGKLVHKIETKEYREALAFARKLHDLGYVHPDAEANKDADSKIRFTSGHIVMYNDGTGGWKGMVTEQKAANPKFDMQALDFFSADGGKPVLWQDDPAGIYTFLSKKLPKAKIEEFLAIADFAAAPYGTEEFMLTNYGVEGTHYRVKDGVPTFTDQGIQEAQPSTFLFLASPPHTIAFPDEPKLVQDYAGWMARQAPHIKKPLFFGMQIVEPQRYASLYTPFDDLQKDIRRGRKKVGDLEAAVSTWKQSGGDELRTWYQDILDKNGSGS comes from the coding sequence ATGACGCCGAATTCCTCCCCCGCCGCGAACCGGTCCGCGAGCGACGCTCCGGGCCTCCGCGCCGTGACGCCGAATCGTCGGAGCTTCCTCGCTTCGAGCGCTTTCGCCGCGGTGGCCGTGGCGGGCGGCGTACCGCTGCTGGCCGCGTGCGGCGGTTCCGGCTCCGACTCGGGGACCCGGGAGGGCACGACGACCGGCAAGGCCCTCAACAAGGTCGTGCCGAGTTACGTCCCCTCCGAGCTGGTGAAGCCCGACGTGGCCAGTGTCAACGGGTCGAGCCCCGGTTTCGCCGAGCTGCCCGACCCGTTGGCGAAGTCGGTCAAGTCCGTTCCTGGCAAGGGCTCTACCTTCCGGGTCATGACCCCGCTGTGGGGCACCGTCCCGAAGAAGAACAACCCGTACTACAGCGCGGTCAACAAGGCCGTCGGTGCGACGCTCACCTTCGACCCGCAGGACGGCAACACCTACCAGGACAAGATCGGCGCCGTCCTCGCCGGTGACGACATCCCGGACGCGGTGACCATCCCCGGCTGGAACATGCAGGGCCAGATCCGCAACGCCATCACCGCGAAGTTCGCCGACCTCAGCCCGTACCTGGCCGGCGACGGGGTGAAGAAGTACCCGAACCTCGCCAACATCCCCACCGGCGCCTGGCAGTACTCGGTCTTCGGCGGCAAGCTGCGCGGCCTTCCCATGCCGTCGCCGGTCATCGGCAACGCGCTCTTCTACCGCAAGGACCTGGTCGGCTCCGGCGCGGTCCCGGCCAGCGCCGACGACCTGCTCGCCTTCGGCAAGGAGTACACGGCGCCGAAGAGCAAGGTCTGGGCCTTCGACGACCTGTGGACCTGCATCCAGAAGATCTACGGTGTGCTGCCCGACGCCCCGCACTACTGGCAGCTCCAGGACGGCAAGCTCGTCCACAAGATCGAGACGAAGGAGTACCGGGAGGCCCTGGCCTTCGCCCGCAAGCTCCACGACCTCGGCTACGTCCACCCGGACGCCGAGGCGAACAAGGACGCGGACTCCAAGATCCGCTTCACCAGCGGCCACATCGTCATGTACAACGACGGCACCGGCGGCTGGAAGGGCATGGTGACCGAGCAGAAGGCCGCCAACCCGAAGTTCGACATGCAGGCACTCGACTTCTTCTCGGCCGACGGCGGCAAGCCCGTCCTGTGGCAGGACGACCCGGCCGGCATCTACACCTTCCTCAGCAAGAAGCTTCCCAAGGCGAAGATCGAGGAGTTCCTCGCCATCGCCGACTTCGCTGCCGCCCCGTACGGCACCGAGGAGTTCATGCTCACCAACTACGGCGTCGAGGGCACCCATTACCGCGTGAAGGACGGCGTCCCGACCTTCACGGACCAGGGCATCCAGGAGGCCCAGCCCTCCACCTTCCTCTTCCTCGCCTCCCCGCCGCACACCATCGCCTTCCCCGACGAGCCGAAGCTGGTGCAGGACTACGCGGGGTGGATGGCCCGGCAGGCGCCGCACATCAAGAAGCCGCTCTTCTTCGGCATGCAGATCGTCGAGCCGCAGCGGTACGCCTCCCTCTACACGCCCTTCGACGACCTGCAGAAGGACATCCGGCGCGGCCGCAAGAAGGTCGGCGACCTGGAGGCGGCGGTGTCGACGTGGAAGCAGAGCGGTGGCGACGAACTCCGCACGTGGTACCAGGACATCCTCGACAAGAACGGCTCCGGCAGCTGA
- a CDS encoding ABC transporter permease subunit: MKPRATAAAGTGRTADGTEVPAGEDGPRTARDGGTRESGTRDGSDGQREAGGSAVARARGGRSGTPAEGGGRPASGAPAEGITWRHRLRRDRTLVLMTLPAIALLLVFNYIPLLGNIVAFQNYDVYDLGITGSPFVGFDNFTRIFDDYRFWEVLINTLVIFLTQLILFFPIPIAIALLVNSMMSTRVRAWVQAIVYLPHFFSWVLVVTVFQQMFGGAGLVAQWLREHGHEGFDLMTNPGFFKFLVTAQAVWKDAGWGVIVFLAALAAVNTDLYEAAAVDGAGRWRRMWHVTLPALRPVIALLLVLRVGSALNLDFEQILLQRDQVGAGASEILDTYIWWTGIKTGDFGYAAAAGIFKGLFSVAMVLGANKVAHMLGEQGVYSKK; this comes from the coding sequence GTGAAGCCACGGGCGACGGCGGCGGCCGGCACGGGCCGCACGGCGGACGGGACCGAGGTCCCGGCCGGCGAAGACGGTCCGCGCACCGCGCGGGACGGCGGTACGCGGGAGAGCGGGACGCGGGACGGCTCGGACGGACAGCGGGAAGCCGGCGGGAGCGCGGTCGCCCGCGCCCGCGGCGGCCGCTCGGGCACGCCGGCCGAGGGCGGCGGCCGTCCGGCCTCAGGCGCGCCCGCGGAGGGCATCACCTGGCGGCACCGGCTGCGGCGGGACCGCACGCTGGTGCTGATGACGCTTCCCGCCATCGCGCTGCTGCTCGTCTTCAACTACATACCGCTGCTCGGGAACATCGTCGCGTTCCAGAACTACGACGTCTACGACCTGGGCATCACCGGCAGCCCGTTCGTGGGCTTCGACAACTTCACCCGCATCTTCGACGACTACCGCTTCTGGGAAGTCCTGATCAACACGCTGGTCATCTTCCTGACCCAGCTGATCCTGTTCTTCCCGATCCCGATCGCCATCGCGCTGCTCGTGAACAGCATGATGAGCACCCGCGTACGTGCGTGGGTGCAGGCGATCGTCTACCTGCCGCACTTCTTCTCCTGGGTCCTCGTCGTCACCGTCTTCCAGCAGATGTTCGGCGGGGCCGGCCTGGTCGCGCAGTGGCTGCGCGAACACGGCCACGAGGGCTTCGACCTCATGACCAACCCCGGGTTCTTCAAGTTCCTGGTCACCGCGCAGGCCGTGTGGAAGGACGCCGGCTGGGGTGTGATCGTCTTCCTCGCCGCACTCGCCGCCGTCAACACCGACCTGTACGAGGCCGCCGCCGTGGACGGGGCGGGACGCTGGCGCCGCATGTGGCATGTCACGCTGCCCGCGCTGCGCCCGGTGATCGCCCTGCTGCTGGTGCTGCGGGTCGGCAGCGCGCTCAACCTCGACTTCGAGCAGATCCTGCTCCAGCGCGACCAGGTGGGCGCCGGCGCGTCCGAGATCCTCGACACCTACATCTGGTGGACGGGTATCAAAACCGGCGACTTCGGCTACGCCGCCGCGGCCGGGATCTTCAAGGGACTGTTCAGCGTCGCCATGGTGCTGGGCGCGAACAAGGTCGCCCACATGCTGGGCGAGCAGGGGGTGTACTCCAAGAAATGA